From one Lycium ferocissimum isolate CSIRO_LF1 chromosome 7, AGI_CSIRO_Lferr_CH_V1, whole genome shotgun sequence genomic stretch:
- the LOC132062639 gene encoding protein NRT1/ PTR FAMILY 7.3-like, with protein MDPKQQSSVRDESSVTMTESEEGKKRLLDCCTKDGSTDRHGKPAIKAKTGGWKTGALLLVSEGLAAVAFTGVEVNMVLFSKTVLRQSNAEAATMFSKWMGTLYIFSLLGAFLSDSYLGRYLTSVVFLAVMNVGLVVLSLLTQAFMLEPEGCGKLGELCKPQSQVEVTMFYLSIYLLALGSGSIEPALATLGADQFDEEDPEESRSKTKFFSYFYVALNLGSLIAETLLVYMENMGRWVHAFWISTACGFVALLSIISGAPRYRHIRPSSNPISRFSQVIIASIRKTKLTVPTNGEGLYEALGRHEKDSTRRISHTDDFQFLDRAAVVTPSDMLILPDKSETPNRWRLCTVTQVEEVKCVLRLLPIWFCTILASIVFVQVLSLFVEQGSAMNTSTMISGFHIPPASMTAFDIISTSTFIICYEKVLIPLYVKLTKSKPKLPSELQRIGIGLVISTVAMVIAGLVEQHRLRFANEGGEETSSLSIFWQTPQYVLVGVGEAFIYVAQWEFFASQIPDSLKTMGLGLSMSSSALGSYLCSIILSVVMKITTRHGKPGWVPANLNDGHLDRFFFLSAALTALDLVLFVMCAKRYKSIALEKREVGQEMEPTA; from the exons ATGGACCCAAAACAGCAATCTTCTGTCAGAGATGAATCCTCAGTTACAATGACTGAATCCGAG GAAGGGAAAAAGAGACTTTTGGATTGTTGTACAAAAGATGGATCAACAGACAGGCATGGGAAACCAGCAATCAAGGCAAAAACTGGTGGATGGAAAACTGGAGCTCTTTTATTAG TCAGTGAAGGATTGGCTGCAGTTGCATTTACTGGAGTGGAAGTGAACATGGTTCTTTTCTCAAAGACTGTCCTAAGGCAGTCAAATGCTGAAGCAGCAACCATGTTCAGCAAATGGATGGGAACtctttatattttctctttACTTGGAGCTTTCCTAAGTGATTCCTATCTTGGAAGATACCTCACTTCCGTTGTCTTTCTAGCTGTTATGAATGTT GGTTTGGTGGTATTGTCTCTGTTAACTCAAGCATTTATGCTTGAACCTGAAGGCTGTGGCAAGTTAGGAGAGCTATGTAAACCTCAATCACAAGTCGAGGTTACGATGTTCTATTTATCGATATACTTGCTAGCTCTTGGGAGTGGCTCTATAGAACCAGCACTAGCAACATTAGGAGCTGATCAATTTGATGAAGAGGATCCAGAAGAAAGTCGTTCCAAGACGAAATTCTTTAGCTATTTCTATGTCGCTCTAAACCTTGGATCATTGATTGCAGAGACACTTCTGGTTTATATGGAAAACATGGGAAGATGGGTTCATGCCTTCTGGATTTCTACAGCTTGTGGCTTTGTTGCTTTGCTCTCAATCATCAGCGGTGCCCCTAGATACCGCCATATTAGACCTAGTTCCAACCCCATCTCCAGGTTCTCTCAGGTAATTATCGCGTCTATCAGGAAAACAAAGCTTACAGTTCCTACAAATGGAGAGGGATTATATGAAGCTCTTGGAAGACATGAAAAAGACAGCACCAGAAGAATCTCACATACAGATGACTTCCA GTTTCTTGACCGAGCTGCAGTTGTAACCCCATCAGACATGCTGATACTACCTGATAAAAGTGAAACTCCTAACCGATGGAGGCTCTGTACTGTGACACAAGTTGAAGAAGTCAAATGTGTGCTCAGGCTACTACCAATATGGTTCTGCACAATTTTGGCTTCCATTGTCTTTGTGCAAGTGCTTTCTCTCTTTGTTGAGCAAGGATCTGCAATGAACACAAGCACGATGATCTCGGGCTTTCACATTCCACCAGCTAGCATGACAGCATTTGACATCATAAGCACATCCACCTTCATCATTTGCTACGAGAAGGTCTTGATTCCTCTGTATGTGAAACTAACCAAGAGTAAGCCAAAGCTCCCGAGCGAGCTACAAAGAATAGGGATAGGATTGGTCATTTCAACAGTAGCTATGGTGATTGCAGGCTTGGTTGAGCAACACAGGCTGAGGTTTGCCAATGAAGGAGGGGAAGAGACAAGTTCTTTGAGTATTTTCTGGCAAACTCCACAATATGTGCTTGTAGGAGTAGGGGAAGCATTCATCTATGTCGCTCAATGGGAATTCTTTGCATCACAAATTCCCGATAGTCTGAAGACCATGGGGCTTGGCTTGTCCATGTCTTCCTCAGCATTAGGTAGCTACTTGTGCAGCATCATACTAAGTGTGGTAATGAAAATCACAACAAGGCATGGAAAGCCAGGTTGGGTACCTGCAAATTTAAACGACGGGCATTTGGATAGATTCTTCTTCCTTTCAGCTGCTTTGACTGCACTAGATCTTGTACTATTCGTAATGTGCGCTAAGAGGTATAAGTCTATAGCACTAGAAAAACGAGAGGTAGGACAGGAGATGGAGCCCACAGCTTGA